The Kocuria sp. TGY1127_2 genome includes a window with the following:
- a CDS encoding DUF3151 domain-containing protein, protein MSLAGKNLLDGPEPTYLDDEPELRARIDAGDEGEDLARAFPKSSLAWAVLAQDALDSGYVVEGYAYARVGYHRGLDALRGHGWKGHGPIPFSHEPNRGFLKSLYLLGRAASAIGEDDEAERIAQFLDDSDPEAAAQLA, encoded by the coding sequence ATGTCCCTAGCCGGCAAGAATCTTTTGGACGGGCCCGAGCCCACCTACCTCGACGACGAACCCGAGCTGCGTGCGCGCATCGATGCCGGTGACGAGGGAGAAGACCTCGCCCGTGCATTCCCCAAGTCATCATTGGCATGGGCAGTCCTCGCGCAGGATGCTCTCGACTCCGGATACGTGGTTGAGGGTTATGCCTATGCCCGAGTCGGGTACCACCGGGGCTTGGATGCATTGCGCGGCCACGGGTGGAAAGGACACGGTCCGATCCCGTTCTCGCACGAGCCGAATCGTGGGTTCCTGAAGTCCCTATATCTGTTGGGCCGTGCAGCGTCGGCAATCGGGGAGGACGACGAGGCCGAGCGCATCGCCCAAT
- the fbaA gene encoding class II fructose-bisphosphate aldolase yields MPIATPDAYAEMLDKAKAKGFAYPAINVTSSQTLNAAIRGFAEAGSDGIIQVSTGGAAYWSGSSKKDMVAGSLAFAAFAREVAKQYDVNIALHTDHCPKDKLDGFVLPLLKESEDAVARGEDPIFNSHMWDGSAIELEENLRIGADLIKRTGKAHIVLEVEIGAVGGEEDGVVGEINDTLYTSTEDALKTIEALGENGEKGRYITALTFGNVHGVYKPGNVKLRPELLQQIQQEVGEKLGKERPFDLVFHGGSGSSEQEIADAVSYGVIKMNVDTDTQYAFTRPVAGHMLSNYEGVLKIDGEVGNKKLYDPRTWGAKAEDGMSARVVEACEHLGSAGTAIK; encoded by the coding sequence ATGCCCATCGCAACCCCGGACGCTTATGCGGAAATGCTTGATAAGGCCAAGGCCAAAGGCTTTGCCTACCCCGCCATCAACGTGACCTCTTCTCAGACGCTCAACGCCGCGATCCGCGGCTTCGCAGAGGCCGGGTCGGACGGAATCATCCAGGTTTCCACCGGTGGCGCTGCGTACTGGTCAGGCTCCAGCAAGAAGGACATGGTGGCCGGTTCGCTCGCATTCGCTGCGTTTGCTCGCGAGGTTGCCAAGCAGTACGACGTCAACATCGCGCTGCACACCGATCACTGCCCCAAGGACAAGCTGGACGGCTTCGTTCTGCCATTGCTCAAGGAATCCGAGGACGCGGTCGCACGTGGCGAGGACCCGATCTTCAACTCGCACATGTGGGACGGCTCGGCCATCGAGCTCGAGGAGAACCTGCGCATCGGCGCGGACCTCATCAAGCGTACCGGCAAGGCGCACATCGTACTCGAGGTCGAGATCGGTGCCGTTGGTGGCGAAGAAGACGGTGTGGTCGGTGAAATAAACGACACCCTGTACACCAGTACGGAAGACGCCCTCAAGACCATCGAAGCGCTCGGGGAAAACGGGGAAAAGGGCCGTTACATCACGGCTCTGACCTTCGGCAACGTTCACGGCGTGTACAAGCCGGGCAATGTGAAACTGCGTCCCGAGCTGCTCCAGCAGATCCAGCAGGAAGTAGGCGAGAAGCTCGGTAAGGAGCGCCCCTTCGACCTGGTCTTCCACGGTGGTTCCGGCTCGAGCGAACAGGAAATCGCCGACGCGGTTTCCTACGGTGTCATCAAGATGAACGTGGACACCGACACCCAGTACGCGTTCACCCGACCCGTTGCTGGACACATGCTGTCCAACTACGAGGGCGTTCTGAAGATCGACGGCGAAGTCGGCAACAAGAAGCTCTACGATCCCCGCACCTGGGGAGCCAAGGCCGAAGACGGCATGTCCGCCCGCGTGGTGGAAGCATGCGAGCACCTCGGCTCGGCGGGCACCGCGATCAAGTAG